Proteins co-encoded in one Malus sylvestris chromosome 7, drMalSylv7.2, whole genome shotgun sequence genomic window:
- the LOC126628515 gene encoding protein RESPONSE TO LOW SULFUR 3-like — MAVTKQLPVAEEEKLLRQRNEELERELRKSQEREERMKAELQRARERLRVAEEAEERLCSQLGELEAEAVDQARMDHARILALADQLSHAQRLLQASAIPLPSSGLASK, encoded by the coding sequence ATGGCGGTAACGAAGCAACTGCCGGTGGCGGAAGAAGAGAAACTGCTGAGGCAGAGGAACGAGGAGTTGGAGAGGGAGTTGAGGAAGAGCCAGGAGAGGGAGGAGCGGATGAAGGCGGAGCTCCAGAGAGCCCGCGAGAGGCTCCGAGTCGCCGAGGAGGCAGAAGAGCGTCTCTGCTCTCAGCTCGGCGAGCTCGAAGCCGAGGCCGTCGATCAGGCGCGTATGGATCACGCCCGAATTCTGGCCCTCGCGGACCAGCTCTCGCACGCCCAGCGCCTCCTCCAGGCTTCCGCCATTCCCCTGCCGTCGTCGGGGCTCGCTTCCAAATGA